The DNA segment cgccgactgagccttcgtaaaaaggtcagcaatctgcaaagacgatggaacaaaaggaagcgatatggtcccgagctgtaaatgatgacgggtgaagtgacaatcaatctcaatgtgcttcgtacgctcatggaagacagaattctttgcaatttgtaccgcacttttgttatcacaatgcaggggagtaggcatagaaatgtgaacccccatatctgcaagaagccaacgtaaccaaataatctcacatgtagtcacagccatagcacgatactcagcctccgtggaagatctagagacaacatcttgtttcttgctcttccacgagattaaagagtctccaagaaacacacaaaaaccagtggtggatttacgatcattgcgatctccatcccaatcagcatcactataggctcgcaactcgagagatgacgtcgagggaaacaagagattctgaaactgagtgccacgaagataccttagaatacgaagtacagctccccagtgcacagaagtaggagcagtaacaaactggctaacaacatgaactgcatgtgctatatctggacaagtaaccgtaagataaaccaaactacccacaatagtccgataaagactcggatctgataatggaacaccatcactaggagagtaacgtgcattggtttcaaggggagtatctacagtcctgttgtcagaaagacgcgcccgtgtaaacaagtcagatatatacttagtctgagaaagaagataccctttcttagactgagccacctcaatacccagaaaataacgcagcaagcccaagtccttcattgcaaatcgatgagccaaatcatacttcaataactcaataccactatgatcatcaccagtaataatcatatcatctacatataaggacaatagaattcgccctgcacttgtacatctaacaaacaaggctgaatcatggttactcgggacaaatccaagggaagtaataacagtggagaatttctcaaaccaagcacgaggggcttgtttgagaccatataaagcttttcgaagccgacaaacttcacctggctggtggtcaatacctgggggaggagtcatataaacttccgcgtggagatcaccattcagaaaagcattcttgacatccatctgaaatatcttccactgtcgaacggatgcaacagcaatcatagtgcgaacagtcgtcatctttgctacgggggaaaaagtctcctcataatccataccatattgttgtgaatacccttttgccacaagtcttgccttgtatcgctcaacagacccatcagattttgtttttatcttatacacccatcgacaaccaatcgcatgcttaccaggtgggagagtaaccaaatcccatgtatgtgtatgatgaagagcagcaagttcctcggccatagcattctgccaaagaggatcagacacagcctctctatacgactcaggttcagacaaatgatgtatgtttgcaataaaggaagcaaatgaggctgaatatgtagaatagtaaaaatctggcagtttggtggacttacaaggtcgagtagacctcctcagaggtggtgggtctccagtctcaacagtcgaaggagcagactcaggcacaggcgaggctgaagcactatcaggtggcacaccagatggcatggatgaatccggaactggaacctctatgtcaatcccaaagggatcaataagccgaatatctgactttgtcacatcatgggttttagctggaatggaataaaaaggaatatgttccaaaaaagtgacatgtcgtgaaacatataatttctgacttacaggatcatagcaacgataacctttttgtccaataccataccccaaaaacacacatatagctgattttgaccctaacttatttcgttcaacatgaggacgaagaacaaagcaagtacatccaaaaactcgtaatgcagaataattcggcgggtgaccatatagtttctcaaacggagacatccctgaagtcaatgcagtaggaatacgattaattacatatacagcagttagaactgcttctccccaaaaaatactaggaacctctgcagacaaaagtaaagagcgtgctgtctcaacaatatgacgatgttttctttctgccagaccgttctgctcaggagtgtcggtacaagatgactggtgtatggtaccatcagaggcaagtaactgagtgaagtcattagaggtatattcaccccctaagtcacacctgaaacactttatcacagctgaatgttgtgttttaacaagggctctaaagttgttgtaaatgccaaagaaatcagatctgcgtttcataagatacacccaggtataacgagtatagtcatctataaacgaaacataataggtcgatccacccttagtggatactggcgctggtccccatacatcagaatgaataatgtcaaaaggagcaacagaataagacacacttttattaaacggtaaggcagaaaattttgccagtttacaaccactacaatctgaaatatcactagtgttcacatgacccaaagcaccactagagaccaaaaaacgtaaacgtgaaactgacacatgtcctaatctggaatgccaaagataaaactgagaagacaaaggactcaaacgaaaagaagataaatctatgctagaggcagcaactacagacactttgagattctccaagacatagagttcccccaacctacggccggtcccaatcaccctctgagtgtgttggtcctgtataacacaaacagaatcagaaaaaaacacccaattaccagccttacacaactgactgaccgaaacaagatttaaagcaagtttgggaatgtaataaacatcagagaggacaatgtgaggggtagtaacagaaccaacaccctcgactgacataggtacagcactcgcggacataacagagattggtgaaatgggtgacaaagaaccaaacgatgacaaatgaggggacatgtgatgagacgcaccagaatccaatatccacaaggaggaaggaatacctgaggtactagaagaaactgaacccgaatgagacatagatgctgacatggccgtaggattagaaacgaagaactgtctgaactgttcgaaaacctggggatccaacgcagaaggtggcatagtgctaacagactcaacatctacagatggtgcagcagcagcgaactgtggaggacgagatgaccacggaggagcaccagaggagcgtgacggagacttttgctgcccatatttctgttgctgcccagattgaggctgtttgaccttgttaagtaacaacggacactgagccttccaatgatttttctgtttgcagaatgcacactcatcaaatgcaactttaggagattgtcgagtctgagtacggggtggcctagactgatcagttgaagcagcaaacacgacaggagtagtagttactttagaccctttatccacttgagacttgatacgagtctcctctgcaatcagttcatgaaccacagaatcaacagtagggaggggagatcgatgaaggattgttccacgtaggccctcaaagtcagaacggagtgccatcaaaaactgaaccaagcgttgctcttcccgtctagcaatgtacggcccaaaaccttttaactctgcagattcagtaagtgccaattgatcccacaaatccgacatggcagcataaaaatcttgaatactgagatcatgctgttgaagagcacggatatcatactccaactggtactgcttagcaaaattagactgagtgtacagtctttccaaatgatcccagacctcctttgctgtgtcatacttagccaattgcataccaattgactgagttacagaattgttaatccaagtgataatcttggagttattagtttcccataagtccaccaacaaatcaaaattttcagttttatcatcgataggtcttggttttactccagtgatataaccccacatattcttcccacgaagaaaattcttcatgacataactccaataggcatagttcttaccatctaattgagtactaatggactggagagaatcatcctttccagtcattgtaaacacagcaacacacaaacaattcaaaaaaacaaaaagatgcaaaaccctaggttgaacaattccgaacgaacaacaatggcagcaagcaaaGGAACGAAAGACGAATaataccagacagcaaacgaagacagcaacaaatcaatccaaccaaaaacccaacgaaaacagcaaacgaatacagcaggacctcaaaaaaaaaaaaattcgggactccgccccgaaccccggacgggggcgcgctgccccccgtacccccccagcgaactcaccgcggagttcgatccgcgcagtaggtgcctgctacaaaatcttcaaccaacaaatcaaaggacatggatcgaactagctttgataccatgttaatagaactttattgaaaggaagaaaggctaaggtttacaatataatctgaaaaagcctgaaactaactaaacaaaagtaggctatatatacatagccaataacctaaaggtccataaactaaaggcccaataacatatgggctaacagtTTTTATTACGACATGCCAAACTTTAGAAATTCAAACTACGGCAAAATTCAAttcttttgacttttttttcctACCTACGTAACATAGTTTAATACTCCTCCATTCTAAATtggttatttccttttttcttcacaCGTCCCTcgtaaaatcataaataaaatgagtaattttattaatttatcatttatcttCTCCTTtgaaaaagatttctttttttGGAATTTGTAAACCTGCATGCTCTTTCAAAAACTACTAATTGTAGaggtaaataattttttcttttattaatttgatCTTGATTTGGTAAATGGATCGATAATTCGGGACAATTGCATATAATAAGGTATACACAATTAATATGAGATGCGTCACGAAGTCAAAAGTACGCCTTCAGTTTTTCAAACATCAGAAAATCACAATTCAAAACTATAACACCAAGCCAACGTAATGGTATACAAATTTCAACATCAACCTCTATATAAATACAGTAAACATTTACCCCCAAAAAACATCAATCATACTACTGATCAAAATGAAGATATCTGGGATTTTATTACTTTCTTCCCTCCTTAGTTTTACCTTATTCCAAATCACAAAATCCGAACCAGTTGTTGATACTAACAATGAACAAGTCATGACAGGATCCACCTACTACATATTGCCCGCCACCACAGGCAACGGTGGTGGCCTAACGCTAGCGCAAGGCGCTAACGGGAGCTGTCCGCTCAACGTTTACCAAGCGCAAAATTCGCAAAGCGTAGGCCTTCCATTGAGATTGTTGATGGTGAATTCAAGCTCGGGTTTAGTAATAGACGAAAATGAGGCGATAAATATTAAATTCGCAGCGCCAAAGTACGAATCAATATGTAAAAAATCAACCGTTTGGAAAATTGAAGAAGGGTTAGTGACAACTGGTGGAATTAAGGGTGGATTAGTAAGTGGTACGTCCACATGT comes from the Capsicum annuum cultivar UCD-10X-F1 unplaced genomic scaffold, UCD10Xv1.1 ctg69042, whole genome shotgun sequence genome and includes:
- the LOC107866027 gene encoding kunitz trypsin inhibitor 5 — translated: MKISGILLLSSLLSFTLFQITKSEPVVDTNNEQVMTGSTYYILPATTGNGGGLTLAQGANGSCPLNVYQAQNSQSVGLPLRLLMVNSSSGLVIDENEAINIKFAAPKYESICKKSTVWKIEEGLVTTGGIKGGLVSGTSTCLFTIQKYEDAYALQYWPRPKGRTFVCPKLSCGYIGISPVANGSRRLAVNRTACKIVFKKA